Genomic DNA from Peribacillus simplex NBRC 15720 = DSM 1321:
AGTACGGATCGCCCCATCACATTAACTCAGAATTAATAAAAATCCTGAAATAGTAGATTATATTAGAAACTCTATAAACATCACAAAGTAAGCAGGGGGAAAACATGAGCGCTATCACCGGTATTTATCATTTGAATGAAGAGCCTTTAAATCTCCAGCAGTGTCGTAAGTTGATGACAGGATTACAAAGGTACCCTGCTGATTCTATCCAAATATGGCATTCTGATAAGGTTTTTCTCGGTTGTCACGCTCAATGGATTACTCCTGAATCGGTAGGCGAAGAGCTCCCGTTTTACGATTTTGAAAGGCAATGTACAATCACTGCTGATGCCATTATTGATAATCGTGAAGATTTATTTCAGATGTTGCAAATAAAACCAATGAATCAAAAAGGCATGACTGATAGTGAACTGATTCTACTTTCTTACTATAAGTGGAAGGAAGATGCCCCTAAGTTCTTGGTAGGAGATTTTGCTTTTGTGATTTGGGATGAAAAAAGACAGAAGATGTTTGGGGCAAGAGATTTCTCAGGCAGTAGGACTCTTTACTATCACCAAAGTAATCAGAAATTTGCATTTTGTACAACGATAGATCCTCTTTTGTCACTAACATTTATTGAAAAAAAATTAAATGAGCAGTGGCTGGCTGAATATTTGGCGATATCGGGAATGATTGATGCGGTAGATTCTTTAATAACACCTTATAAAAATATATATCAGATACCGCCATCTCATAGCATGACGATTGAGAAAAATAAGCTGACTCTAAAAAGATATTCCTATTTAACTCAGGGGAAAAGACTAAAACTAAAGTCAAATGAAGAATATATCGAAGCATTTCAAAGTGTCTTTCAGGAGGCTGTAACCTCTAGATTAAGGACATATCGAAACGTTGGCGCACAGTTGAGCGGAGGCTTAGATTCAGGAGCTGTTGTTGGATTTGCTGTAAAGAAGCTGCAAAGGGAAAACAATAAACTACATACATATAGTTATATTCCTCCCGAAGATTTTGAAGACTTTACACCTAAATACTTATTGGCAGATGAGAGGCCGTTCATTAAATCTACAGTAAATCATGTTGGTGGTATTACAGATCATTACTGTGACTTTAAGGGAAAAGACTCTTATTCTGAAATTGATGACTTTCTAGACATCATGGAAATGCCATACAAGTTCTTTGAAAATTCCTTTTGGTTGAAGGGGATGTTTGAAAAGGCAAAAGAGAATGACATAGGGGTATTACTTAATGGTGATAGAGGGAACTTTTCTATTTCCTGGGGGTTCCCCTTAGAGTATTACTCTCTCCTTCTAAAAAGATTAAAATGGGTTTGTCTTTATCAGGAATTAGACCAATATCGGAAAAATGTGGGGGGGTCTAGACGGCGCCAGATGCAAACTATTGCAAGGATCGGATTTCCAGTTATTGATCGTGTTTTTCCAGAAGGTGTTCCATATAAAATTCCTTCCTTAATTAATCCTTGCTTCGCAGAAAAGACAAGCGTATATGAAAAATTCAAAGACCACGGAATTGACCAAACAGGATGGTATTCAAATTCTGATATGTTTAAAGAAAGAAAAAAGCATTTTGAAGATGTCTTTCAGTGGAATGCTGGGAGTACACTTTCCTCAAAGCTTTCCTTACGATACAAGTTGTGGAAAAGAGATCCAACTAATGATATCCGTGTAATTCGTTTTTGTTTATCTCTCCCAGAAAATCAATATGTACAAAATGGTGTAGATCGTGCACTTGTTCGAAATGCCACAGTAAATTACTTACCTGATAAAGTCAGATTAAACCAACGATACAGAGGTGTGCAAGGAGCTGATTGGGTTCACCGTATGCTTCCTAAATGGGGTGGATTTATAGAAGAGATAGAGCAACTTAGCACAGATAAAAAAGCATTAGAATTTCTAGATGGCCATGCGATAAAGAAAGCACTAGTAAAGATTAAAGAAGGAGCTAGGGCAGAATTTGCTACTAATCCTGAATATAAGTTTTTAATGCGCAGTTTAATCGTGCATCGATTTTTAAGAAAGTTTAATTAAAGGAGGTGATTAATATGAAAAAGGAATGGAAAAAGCCTGAGTTAGAAGTTCTTGATGTTAATAAAACAATGCTTGGAAGAGATGGTGATTACACGGATGCCGCATTTCCAGCAGGCACAGGTAAAGGCGATTTGACTTTTAGTTAATTTCTACCTCACGTACTTGTAGATTGCAAAGTAAAAGAACTGAGCCCCTATTTATCGAGTTAATAGGGGTCTGGCTTGAAAAATTCATTTAATAATTTATAAAAGGGATTGTATTCTTGTTGTAATTTAAACGAAAATAAAAAGAAAAGAATTTGTTTTATAAGTAGAGATTACTTCCTTAGATGAAATGTTAATATTTTGGGGGGTTTATATGATTG
This window encodes:
- a CDS encoding lasso peptide isopeptide bond-forming cyclase; amino-acid sequence: MSAITGIYHLNEEPLNLQQCRKLMTGLQRYPADSIQIWHSDKVFLGCHAQWITPESVGEELPFYDFERQCTITADAIIDNREDLFQMLQIKPMNQKGMTDSELILLSYYKWKEDAPKFLVGDFAFVIWDEKRQKMFGARDFSGSRTLYYHQSNQKFAFCTTIDPLLSLTFIEKKLNEQWLAEYLAISGMIDAVDSLITPYKNIYQIPPSHSMTIEKNKLTLKRYSYLTQGKRLKLKSNEEYIEAFQSVFQEAVTSRLRTYRNVGAQLSGGLDSGAVVGFAVKKLQRENNKLHTYSYIPPEDFEDFTPKYLLADERPFIKSTVNHVGGITDHYCDFKGKDSYSEIDDFLDIMEMPYKFFENSFWLKGMFEKAKENDIGVLLNGDRGNFSISWGFPLEYYSLLLKRLKWVCLYQELDQYRKNVGGSRRRQMQTIARIGFPVIDRVFPEGVPYKIPSLINPCFAEKTSVYEKFKDHGIDQTGWYSNSDMFKERKKHFEDVFQWNAGSTLSSKLSLRYKLWKRDPTNDIRVIRFCLSLPENQYVQNGVDRALVRNATVNYLPDKVRLNQRYRGVQGADWVHRMLPKWGGFIEEIEQLSTDKKALEFLDGHAIKKALVKIKEGARAEFATNPEYKFLMRSLIVHRFLRKFN
- a CDS encoding paeninodin family lasso peptide; amino-acid sequence: MKKEWKKPELEVLDVNKTMLGRDGDYTDAAFPAGTGKGDLTFS